Part of the Roseomonas sp. OT10 genome, CGTTGCGCCGTGCCGGTCGAACCGCTCGCCGTTGGCCATGCGCCGGCCGTGGAAGCGCGGGCTGTAGAAGGAGGCCTGCCCGCGCTGCGGCCGGATGGGCCGCGTCGCCTCCGGTCGGGCCTGCAGCCCGGCCTCGCGCCGGGTCTCCCGCGCCGCTGCCGGGGTGGACAGGGTGGCGAGGCAGAGCAGGGCGGTGGTGATGATCCGCATGGGCTGTGTCCCCCTCGTGACAAGGCTGCGCCGGGCCTGCGCCCCTGCCTCCCCCGGGGCCGGGCCTCGGGACTCAAGCGCCGGTGGGGCCCGGGGTTGCCCTGGGAGGGCAGGGTGCCGCTCGGGACGTCCCTGCACCGGGCGCATGGCTCGCCGGAGGCCGGCAAGGGCTCCGCCCCCCTCCTTCGGCGTTCCCCCGGGGAAGCGAAGCGCCTAAACCTCGGGCCATGTTCGACGCGCTGCGCGACCTGCTGGACGGGGTCACCAACTGGGCCTTCACCGCCGCCCTGCAGCCCCTGCTCTACGAGCTGGGGCTGATGGCCTGGGAGGAGGAGGCGCTGAACTGGCTGGGCTTCGTGGTCTTCGGCCTGCTGCAGGTGGCCGTGGTCTACGCCATCTGCCGGCCGCTCGAGGCCTGGCGGCCGGTCGAGCCCCGGGCCGAGAGCGGCAAGATCCGCACGGACATCGTCTATACCCTGCTGGCCCGGCTGGGGCTGCTGCCTCTCCTCGCCTTCGTGCTGCTCTCCGGGGTGGGGATCTGGCTGAATGCCGCGCTGGCCGATCTCGGCTGGGTGCCGCCCTCGCTGGAGAGCGCGCTTCCCTGGCTGCGCGACCACCAGTTCGTCGCCTTCCTCCTCTACGTCGCCATCCTCGACCTGGGCGAGTACTGGCGCCACCGCCTGCAGCACAGCCTGCCCTGGTGGTGGGCGCTGCATTCCATCCACCACGCCCAGACCCAGATGACCTTCTGGACGGACGACCGGAACCACGTCATCGACGACCTGATCGGCGCGCTCTGGCTGGGTGGCCTGGCCCTGGCGATCGGCGTGCCGCCGGAGCAGTTCCCGCTGATCGTGCTGCTGCTGCGGCTGGCGGAAGCCCTCTCCCACGCCAACCTGCGCCTGTCCTTCGGGCGGATCGGCGAACGGCTGGTGGTCTCGCCGCGCTTCCACCGGCTGCACCACGGCGTGCTCTCGGCCGGGCAGACGGGGCGCAACTACGCCGTGCTGCTGCCGGTCTGGGACTGGATCTTCGGCACCGCCGACTGGAAGCGCGACGCCTTCCCCGAGACGGGAGACCCGGAGGCCCCGGAGGCGCTGGTCTCCGGCGGCTGGTGGCGGCAGCAGGTGGTGGGCGCCCGGCGCATGTGGGCGGCGCTGCGCGGCCGCGAGGCCGAGGCGACCCCGCGCGGGGCGGCCGCCGGACGCAGGGCCTGATCGGCGGGGCACGGTAGGCCTCCCCTCCCGGCCCCATGACCGGGGAGCCTGGGCCGGCAGGCCGGATCGCCGGGCCCGGCCGGTCGGGCCGGACGTCGCCCCGCCCCTCTTCACGAAGCCGTGGCGCGGCAGGGCTGCGTTCATTTCGGGTTGCCGCCCTTTCCCGGGACGCCTAGGGAGCGCCGCCCTGCCCGCCCTCCCCGGCGGGCTTCCCCCACCCCGTCGGAACGGCCGGAACCGCCCGGCACCCCCTGGCGCGCGGCCCCCCGCGCGGACATCGCCCGATGCCGATCCTCGCCGTCCGCCACGTCACCACCTACCGCTACCGCCAGCCGGTGAAGCTGGGGGAGCACCGCATCCTGTGCCGCCCGCGCGACGCCCAGGACCAGCGGCTGCTGGAGGCGTCGCTGGAGATCACGCCTCCCCCCGCGGAGCTGCACTGGCTGCTGGACAGCTTCGGCAACAACCTGGCCGTCGCCCGCTTCGCCGGGCGCGCGCGGGAGCTGCGGGTGGAAAGCCGGCTGCGCGTCGAGCACCGCGCGGTGCCGCCGCGCGAGGCGCTGATCCCGCCCGAGGCACGCCGCTGGCCGTTCGCCTACGATGCGGAGGAAATCCCCGACATCGCCCGCTGCATGGAGCGCCATGTCCGCGACCCGGGGCGCGTGGTGGACCGCTGGGCCCGCCGCTTCGTGCGCGACGACGGGCCGACGGAGATCACCGCCCTGCTCTCCGACATGGCACGCGCCATCCGCGAGGGCTTCACCTACCTGCGTCGCGAGGAGCGCGGCGTGCAGGAGGCGACCCGCACCCTGCAGCTGAACAGCGGCACCTGCCGCGACTTCGCGGTGCTGATGATGGAGGCGGTGCGCTCCCTCGGCCTCGCCGCCCGCTTCGTCAGCGGCTACCTGCACGTCCCCCGCCGCCCCGGGCGGGACGGCCCGCGCGAGGGCGGCGGCGCCACCCACGCCTGGGTGCAGGTCTACCTGCCCGGTGCCGGCTGGGTGGAGTACGACCCGACCAACGCGATCATCGGCAGCCACGACCTGATCCGCGTCGCGGTGGCGCGCGAGCCGTACCAGGCGATCCCGCTCTCCGGCAGCTTCATCGGCTTCCCCGACGACGACCTCGGCATGGAGGTCGAGGTGTCCGTCCGCGAGGAGACCCCGCCCGCGCCCCGCGCCCCCGGCCGGGACTCCCCCGGCGCAGCCACTTCCGCCCCGCCGCGTTCGCCCGCGGCATAGGTTTCGCTTCCCTCCCAGAACGGCCCTCCAGGCCAGGACGACCCGAAGGACCACCCACCATGCTCATCCGCTGCGGCTACGAAATCTCCTACGATTGCTGGCAGGAGGTCCCGATGGTCCTGATGCTCGGCCTCGTCCAGGACCGGCTGCCGGATCTGCGCTCGCCGCTGCAGATGACCTTCAACAAGGAGGTCCGCGCGCACAGCTACTATGACGGCTTCGGCAACTTCTGCACCCGCGTGGTGGCGCCGCCGGGCCGCTTCACCGTCTCCGCCGACTTCCTGATGCACGACAGCGGGCTGCACGACCCGATCGCCGCCGACGCCGTGCAGCACGAGGTGGCCGACCTGCCGGACGACGTCATGGTCTACCTGCTCGGCAGCCGCTACTGCGAGACGGACAAGCTGACCGACGAGGCTTGGTCGCTCTTCGGCCATACCCCCCTGGGCTGGGCGCGGGTGCAGGCGATCTGCGACCATGTCCACAACCGGATCCGGTTCGGCTACGAGTTCGCCCGCGCCACCAAGACCGCCTTCGAGGCGAACCAGGAGCAGCGCGGCGTCTGCCGCGACTACACCCACCTCGCCGTCGCCTTCTGCCGCTGCATGAACATCCCGGCGCGCTACGTCACCGGCTATCTCGGCGACATCGGCGTGCCGCCGGTGGACTACCCGATGGACTTCTCCGCCTGGTTCGAGGTCTATCTCGGGGGCCGCTGGCACACCTTCGACGCCCGCCACAACACGCCGCGCATCGGCCGCATCCTGATGGCGCGCGGGCGCGACGCCACCGACGTCGCCATCTCCACCGCCTTCGGCCGGGCGCAGCTGGCCGGCTTCAACGTCATCACCGACGAGGTGACGGACGAGGCCGCGGCCCTCGCCCGCTACAACCCGGCCTGACGGCGCGGGCCATGGAGGAGGAGCTGCCCCCGCCCGTCACCGCGGTGAACGCGGCCGGGGGATCGCCGCTGGTGCTGCTCTGCGAGCACGCATCCAACTTCATCCCCGCCCGCTACGCCGGGCTGGGGCTGATGGAGCGCGACCTGACCCGGCACATCGCCTGGGACCCCGGCGCGGCGCCGCTGGCCCGGCTGCTGTCGGAGCGGCTGGACGCGCCGCTCTTCCTCTCCGGCTATTCGCGCCTGCTGATCGACTGCAACCGCCCACCCGGCGCCCCCACCTCCATCCCCGTCCGCAGCGAGGCGACGGACATCCCCGGCAATGCGGCCATCACGCCGGAGGAGCGGGCAGCGCGCGAGGCGGCCTACTTCCTCCCCTTCCGCGACGCCGTGGCGGCGCATCTCGACGCCCGCCAGGCGGCGGGACGCCCCACCCTGCTGCTGGGCGTGCACAGCTTCACCCCCGTCTTCCTGGGCGAGGTCCGCCCCTGGCAGGCCGGCATCCTCTACGCCGGGGCAAAAGACTTCGCCGCCGCCCTGCTCGACGGGCTGCGGGCGCAGCCGGACCTGACCGTGGGCGACAACGAGCCCTATCGCATCGAACCGGAGCACGACCACACCGTGCCCGTCCACGGCGACGCCCGCAGCATCCCCGCCGCCCTGCTGGAAATCCGCCAGGACCTGATCGCGGACGACGCCGGCGTGGCGGAATGGGCCGACCGGCTGACGCCCATGCTCGCGCGCATCACACGACAGGCGCCGGCACTGGGCGGGTAGCGCGGCGATGCGCCGGCCGATCATGCGGCCAGCGGGATGACCTGACCGGTCGTGCTGTGGTGTTCGGGCGGCGGACCGGGAGGGGACGCCGTCCCCTCCCAAACCCTCCCCTGCCGGGGCCACAAGCGGGCCCCGGACCCCGCTGAGAGTCTGGTACTTCCGGTAGTGTCAGCCTCCGGGCTCAACCCTGACGGAACGCGGACAGGCGGGACTCCAGAATAGCTTTGAAGGCGTCAGAGCGGGCTGAGGCCGTGCTCGCCGAGGAGCCATGCTCCTCGGCGCCTCGACCCCTTATCAGGCTGTCCCGCGGCAGCGCTGATCGGGTCCAGGGCCCGCAGGGTCCTGGCGGAGTGGGGGTACCGGGGGCGAGGCAGAGCCTTGCCCCCGGGCCACGGGCGCCCCCCGCGCCGGCACGGATCGGGGCATCCCGCCGCCCGGATCAGTCGTCCGAGCGCCGGGCCAGGACCTCGCGCTTGCCGACATGGTTGGCCGGGCCGACGATGCCGTCCTTCTCCATCTGCTCGATCAGCTTGGCGGCGCGGTTGTAGCCGATGTTCAGGTGGCGCTGGACGAAGGAGGTGCTGGCCTTGCCCTCGCGCGACACCAGGTCCACCGCTTGGTCGTAGAGGCCCTGCTCGCCCCCGCTGCTGCTGCTGCCGCTGGCGGGGCTGCCCTCCTCCTCGTCGGGAACCTCGGTGACCTCCTCGACATAGGCGGGCTCGCCCTGCTCGCGCAGGTACTCGACGATCGCCTCCACCTCCGCGTCGGAGACGAAGGGGCCGTGGACGCGGTTCATGCGGCCGACGCCGGCCATGAACAGCATGTCGCCCTGGCCGAGGAGCTGCTCGGCGCCCATCTCGCCCAGGATGGTGCGGCTGTCGATCTTGGACGAGACCTGGAAGCTGATGCGCGCCGGGAAGTTCGCCTTGATGACGCCGGTGATGACGTCCACCGAGGGGCGCTGCGTCGCCATGATGACGTGGATGCCGGCGGCGCGCGCCATCTGGGCCAGGCGCTGGACGGAGGCCTCGATCTCCTTGCCTGCCACCACCATCAGGTCCGCCATCTCGTCGATGACGACGACGATCATGGGCAGCGGCTCGAGCGAGAGCGGCAGGTCCTCGAAGACCGGCTTGCCGGTGTCGGGGTCGTAGCCGGTCTGCACGCGCCGGGTCAGCGCCTCGCCGCGGTCGCGCGCGTCGCGCACCTTCTTGTTGTAGCCGGCGATGTTGCGCACGCCGAGCTGGGAGAGGGCGCGGTAGCGGCGCTCCATCTCGCGGACCGTCCACTTCAGCGCGCCGATCGCCTTGGGCGCCTCCGTCACCACAGGGGCGAGCAGGTGCGGGATGCGGTCGTAGACGGACAGCTCCAGCATCTTCGGGTCGATCATGATGAAGCGGCACTCGTCCGGCCCGTGCCGGTAGAGCAGCGACAGGATCATGGTGTTGATCGCGACCGACTTGCCCGAACCCGTCGTGCCCGCGACCAGCAGGTGCGGCATGGTGGCGAGGTCGGCGATCACCGGCGCGCCGCCGATGTCCTTGCCCAGCGCGAGGCTCAGCCGGCCCGGCGTGGAATCCCAGGCCTCGGAGGTGAAGAGCTCGGAGAGGTACACCGTCTCCCGCTTGGTGTTCGGCATCTCGATGCCGATGACGTTGCGGCCCGGCACGGTGGCGATGCGCACCGCGGTCACCGACATCGACCGCGCGATGTCGTCCGCGAGGCCGATGACCCGCGCCGACTTGGTGCCCGGCGCCGGCTCCAGCTCGTAGAGGGTGACGACCGGGCCGGGGCGGATCTCGCCGATCCGGCCGCGCACGCCGTAATCCTCCAGCACGCTCTCCAGCAGCCGGGCGTTGTTCTGCAGCGCCTCCTCGGTCGGGCCGGTGGCCTTCCGCGCGGGGGGCGCGTTCAGCAGCTCCAGCGGCGGCAGGTGGAAGCCGCGCGGCGGTTCCGGCTCGGCCTGGCGCACCGCCGGAGCCGGCCGGACGGGCGGCGGTGGCGGGGCGACGACACGGCTGGGGCGGGGCGGCGGGGCCAGCTCCGGCGCCTCCGCCTCCTCCTCGCCCGGCGACTCGGCCGCCGGCTCCGGCGGGCGGGTGCGGAGGCGGGGCGGCCGGGCCGCGCGCGGCGCGGCGCGGACCTCCCCGGGCAGGGCCGCGGCGGCCTCGGCATTGTCCAGCAGGGTGCGCAACTGCACGGAGGGCTCGCGCCGCCGGCTGAGCAGCCCGCCCAGCGCCCCGCCCAGGGCCCGGAAGGGCCGCAGCAGCCAGAGGGGCCGCCGCTCCGCCCGCCGGCGCTCGGCGCGGGCGGAGATGCCCGCCCCCAGCGAGGAGCCGAGCGAGGCGCCCACGGCCACGCCCTGCTTCGCCGCGGCGATGCCGGTGCGGCGCCAGACCACCAGCGGGATGCCCAGCGCCAGCAGCGCCAGCAGCAGGCCCAGCACCAGGGTGGCGATGTCGCCCGCCAAGCCGCCGAAGGGCCCGAACCAGCCGGTGGCGATGCCGTCGATGCCGCCGCGCACGATCGGCCCGATGGCGCCGCCCGGCGGCAGGTAGCTGAGCCCCGGCAGGCCCAGCTGCACCGCCGCGGCGGCCAGCAGCGGCAGCGCGGCGAGCAGGGCGGCGACACGGCCGGCGAAGGGCTTCAGCCCCTGGTGCATCCCCAGCCGCAGCGCCCAGCAGAGCAGGCAGGCGGCGGGCAGCCAGCCGGCCCAGCCGAAGCCCTGCAGCAGCACGTCCGACGCCATCGCGCCGAAGGGGCCGGCCAGGTTGGTCGGCGCGCGGCTGGTGGCGGTGGACAGGGACGGATCGGCCGGGTTGTGGCTGTAGAGGGCGACGACCAGGGCCAGCCCGACCAGCCCCAGCACCATGCCCAGGGACTCGCCGCCGCGCCGCCGCATCGTCGCCCGCACCGCCGGGGAGGCGAAGCGCGCCAGGGCGGCGGCCCAGCGGCCCGGGGGGTTGGCGGATCGGTCGGCAAGGGAGCGCGGCGGCATCGGCGTAGACCCAACTCAACTCAGACAGGATCGCAACCTAGCATGGCAAGTGGCTGGCGCGCACCGCTTTCGCCACGCTGCGTCCGGTGGCGGGCGGCCTCCATCCGGCAGCATGGCCGGGGGCCGGCGGGCGGCGCCCCGCGTCCCGGCGGTGGCTCCGCCCCTCCCGCGGGGGCGCCACCCCCTTCCGCTCAGTCCGCGAACCGCCCCACCGGCGCCCCCGCCACGCCCACGTCCAGCTCGAGGATGCTGCCCTCCACCGGCGGATCGTCCGGGCGGCGCAGGCTGGTGACGTAGAGGGTGCGCAGGCCGGGCCCGCCGAAGCAGGGCATGGTGGGGCTGGACACCGGCAGCGTCACCACCCGGTCGAGCGTGCCGTCCGGCAGCCAGCGGTTCAGCACCCCGGCGGAGACGCCCGCGGACCAGTAGCCGCCCTCCGCATCCGTGGCGGCGCCGTCGGGGCGGCCGGTCGGGGTGTCGGGCGAGGCGACGAGTCGCTGGTGCGCGACCTCCCCGGTCACCGGGTCGTAGTCCCAGCACCAGATCTTCTCCTGCCGGCTGTCGGAATGCCACAGGGTCCGCCCGTCCGGGCTCCAGGCGAGGCCGTTGGAGACGGTGAGGCCCGAGGCCAGCCGCGACACCCCGCCACCGGGCGAGATGGCATAGAGCCCGGCGATCGCCTCCTTCTCCGGCCGGTCGTCCATCGAGCCCACGACGAAGCGCCCCTCTGGGCTGGCCTTGCCGTCGTTCAGCCGGTTCTCCGGCCGGTCGGGCTCCGGCGCGGCGTAGCGGTCCAGCGCGCGGTCGCGCGGGTCGAAGCGATAGACGCCGGAGCGCAGCGCCACCAGCAGCGCGCCGGAGCGGCAGAGGGCGAAGCTACCGATCGATTCCGGCATCTCCCAGGTCTCGGTCTCGCCGGTCGCGGGGACGGAGCGGTGCAGGGCGGGGCGGTTGATGTCCACCCACCACAGCCGTTCGGTCCCGGCATCCCAGACGGGGCATTCGCCGACCGTCCGGGCCGGGGCGATCTCCAGCACCCGCGCGATTCGATTTTGCATTTTCGAAAATCCTCCGTAAGCTCTCCCCTACCATGCCCAAACCCGCCGCGCACCACGAGGCCGAGACCCTCTCCACCCCGGCCTATGCCCGGGTGCGCGAACGGCTCCGCGAGGAAATCCTGGCCGGCGACTGGCCCGCCGGGGAGCACCGCACCCTCGCCCAGCTCGGCGCCCGGCATGGCCTCTCGCTCAGCCCGATCCGCGAGGCGCTGCTGCACCTCCAGGGCGAGGGGCTGGTGGAGCTGCGCCAGCACCGCGGCGCCGTCGTGCCGCTGCTCGACGCGGCGCTGCTGGCCGACCTCTACGACCTGCGCGCCGCGCTGCAGTCGCTCCAGGCCCGGCGCGCCGCCGAGCGGGCGACGGCGGCGGAGCTGGCGCGCATGGCGGAGCACGTGGCGGGATTCGCTGCCGCCGCCGCCCGGAAGGCGGTGGACGAGGCTCTGGCGCAGAACGACGCCTTCCACACGCTGATCGACGCCGCCGCGCGCAACCCGCAGGCCAGCGCCGTCTACCGCGCGCGCAGCGCCTTCGTGAACACCGCGCGCCGCCGCCTCGGCTACGGGCCCGGCCGCATGGGCGAGGCGGACACGCAGCACCGCGCCCTGCTCGCCGCCATCACGGCACGGCAGGCGGAGACCGCCGCCCGCCTGGCCTTCGAGCACGCCCAGGCGGCGCGACGCGACCTGATCGCCCGGCTGGAGCAGAGCGCGGGCTGAACCGCGCACCGGACGGGTTCATCCGAGGGAGACGTTCATGACACTGCATCGCCGGGGGCTGCTCGCCCTCACCGCCGGGGCGCTTGCCGCGCCCCGCCTGGCCCGCGCCGCCTGGGCGCCGGACCGGCCGATCTCCTTCCAGGTCGGCTTCCCGCCCGGCGGCAACATCGACTACGTCGCGCGGCTGCTGGCCAAGGAGCTGACGCCGCGCCTGGGGCAGAGCGTGGTGGTGGAGAACCGCACCGGCGCATCGGGCAACCTCGCCACCCAGGCGATGCTGCGCGCCCCCGCCGACGGGCACACCATCGGCTTCGCGGCGATCCACCTCGCCACCAACCCCTTCCTGGTGCCGCTGGGCTACGATCCGGCGGAGATCGACCCGCTGACCCAGATCGGCGACGTGCCCGTGCTGTTCCTGGCCAGCACCGCCTCCGGCCTGCGCGACGTGGCGGCGGCGGTGGCGGCGGCGAAGGAGGCGAAGGGCGACATCACCTTCTCCTCCGGCGGCATCGGCACCTCCTCCCACCTCGCGGCGGAGCTCTTCGCGCGGCGGGCGGGATTCACCTTCACCCACGTCCCCTTCCGTGGCGGCGGGCCCTCGATGCAGGCGCTGCTGGCGGGGCAGACCGCGCTCTCCTTCACCGTGGCCGAGGCCGCGATCCCGGAGAACGTCGCCGCCGGCAAGATCCGGGGCCTGGCCGTGATGCAGCGCGAGCGGCTGGCGGCGATGCCCGACATGCCCAGCATCGCCGAGGCGGGCTATGGCCCCGAGGTCTTCATCAGCTCCTGGCACGGCGTCATGCTGCGCGCCGGCACGCCGCAGCCGGCGCGGGAGCGGCTGTTCGCGGCGATCGCCGACGCCGTGCGCGGCCCGGAGATGGTCCAGGGGCTGCGCCGCGCCGCGATCGAGCCGGCGGTCAGCGAATCCCCCGCCGCCTTCAAGGCCTTCGTCCAGAGCGAGACGGAACGCTG contains:
- a CDS encoding septal ring lytic transglycosylase RlpA family protein, coding for MRIITTALLCLATLSTPAAARETRREAGLQARPEATRPIRPQRGQASFYSPRFHGRRMANGERFDRHGATAASRTLPLGTRVRVRNLANGRTAVVTITDRGPHGRGRVLDVSPRTAAQLGMREAGVAMVEIVPVHVPRG
- a CDS encoding sterol desaturase family protein; translation: MFDALRDLLDGVTNWAFTAALQPLLYELGLMAWEEEALNWLGFVVFGLLQVAVVYAICRPLEAWRPVEPRAESGKIRTDIVYTLLARLGLLPLLAFVLLSGVGIWLNAALADLGWVPPSLESALPWLRDHQFVAFLLYVAILDLGEYWRHRLQHSLPWWWALHSIHHAQTQMTFWTDDRNHVIDDLIGALWLGGLALAIGVPPEQFPLIVLLLRLAEALSHANLRLSFGRIGERLVVSPRFHRLHHGVLSAGQTGRNYAVLLPVWDWIFGTADWKRDAFPETGDPEAPEALVSGGWWRQQVVGARRMWAALRGREAEATPRGAAAGRRA
- a CDS encoding transglutaminase family protein; the encoded protein is MPILAVRHVTTYRYRQPVKLGEHRILCRPRDAQDQRLLEASLEITPPPAELHWLLDSFGNNLAVARFAGRARELRVESRLRVEHRAVPPREALIPPEARRWPFAYDAEEIPDIARCMERHVRDPGRVVDRWARRFVRDDGPTEITALLSDMARAIREGFTYLRREERGVQEATRTLQLNSGTCRDFAVLMMEAVRSLGLAARFVSGYLHVPRRPGRDGPREGGGATHAWVQVYLPGAGWVEYDPTNAIIGSHDLIRVAVAREPYQAIPLSGSFIGFPDDDLGMEVEVSVREETPPAPRAPGRDSPGAATSAPPRSPAA
- a CDS encoding transglutaminase-like domain-containing protein, yielding MLIRCGYEISYDCWQEVPMVLMLGLVQDRLPDLRSPLQMTFNKEVRAHSYYDGFGNFCTRVVAPPGRFTVSADFLMHDSGLHDPIAADAVQHEVADLPDDVMVYLLGSRYCETDKLTDEAWSLFGHTPLGWARVQAICDHVHNRIRFGYEFARATKTAFEANQEQRGVCRDYTHLAVAFCRCMNIPARYVTGYLGDIGVPPVDYPMDFSAWFEVYLGGRWHTFDARHNTPRIGRILMARGRDATDVAISTAFGRAQLAGFNVITDEVTDEAAALARYNPA
- a CDS encoding N-formylglutamate amidohydrolase, whose translation is MEEELPPPVTAVNAAGGSPLVLLCEHASNFIPARYAGLGLMERDLTRHIAWDPGAAPLARLLSERLDAPLFLSGYSRLLIDCNRPPGAPTSIPVRSEATDIPGNAAITPEERAAREAAYFLPFRDAVAAHLDARQAAGRPTLLLGVHSFTPVFLGEVRPWQAGILYAGAKDFAAALLDGLRAQPDLTVGDNEPYRIEPEHDHTVPVHGDARSIPAALLEIRQDLIADDAGVAEWADRLTPMLARITRQAPALGG
- a CDS encoding DNA translocase FtsK, giving the protein MPPRSLADRSANPPGRWAAALARFASPAVRATMRRRGGESLGMVLGLVGLALVVALYSHNPADPSLSTATSRAPTNLAGPFGAMASDVLLQGFGWAGWLPAACLLCWALRLGMHQGLKPFAGRVAALLAALPLLAAAAVQLGLPGLSYLPPGGAIGPIVRGGIDGIATGWFGPFGGLAGDIATLVLGLLLALLALGIPLVVWRRTGIAAAKQGVAVGASLGSSLGAGISARAERRRAERRPLWLLRPFRALGGALGGLLSRRREPSVQLRTLLDNAEAAAALPGEVRAAPRAARPPRLRTRPPEPAAESPGEEEAEAPELAPPPRPSRVVAPPPPPVRPAPAVRQAEPEPPRGFHLPPLELLNAPPARKATGPTEEALQNNARLLESVLEDYGVRGRIGEIRPGPVVTLYELEPAPGTKSARVIGLADDIARSMSVTAVRIATVPGRNVIGIEMPNTKRETVYLSELFTSEAWDSTPGRLSLALGKDIGGAPVIADLATMPHLLVAGTTGSGKSVAINTMILSLLYRHGPDECRFIMIDPKMLELSVYDRIPHLLAPVVTEAPKAIGALKWTVREMERRYRALSQLGVRNIAGYNKKVRDARDRGEALTRRVQTGYDPDTGKPVFEDLPLSLEPLPMIVVVIDEMADLMVVAGKEIEASVQRLAQMARAAGIHVIMATQRPSVDVITGVIKANFPARISFQVSSKIDSRTILGEMGAEQLLGQGDMLFMAGVGRMNRVHGPFVSDAEVEAIVEYLREQGEPAYVEEVTEVPDEEEGSPASGSSSSGGEQGLYDQAVDLVSREGKASTSFVQRHLNIGYNRAAKLIEQMEKDGIVGPANHVGKREVLARRSDD
- a CDS encoding SMP-30/gluconolactonase/LRE family protein, giving the protein MQNRIARVLEIAPARTVGECPVWDAGTERLWWVDINRPALHRSVPATGETETWEMPESIGSFALCRSGALLVALRSGVYRFDPRDRALDRYAAPEPDRPENRLNDGKASPEGRFVVGSMDDRPEKEAIAGLYAISPGGGVSRLASGLTVSNGLAWSPDGRTLWHSDSRQEKIWCWDYDPVTGEVAHQRLVASPDTPTGRPDGAATDAEGGYWSAGVSAGVLNRWLPDGTLDRVVTLPVSSPTMPCFGGPGLRTLYVTSLRRPDDPPVEGSILELDVGVAGAPVGRFAD
- a CDS encoding GntR family transcriptional regulator, which encodes MPKPAAHHEAETLSTPAYARVRERLREEILAGDWPAGEHRTLAQLGARHGLSLSPIREALLHLQGEGLVELRQHRGAVVPLLDAALLADLYDLRAALQSLQARRAAERATAAELARMAEHVAGFAAAAARKAVDEALAQNDAFHTLIDAAARNPQASAVYRARSAFVNTARRRLGYGPGRMGEADTQHRALLAAITARQAETAARLAFEHAQAARRDLIARLEQSAG
- a CDS encoding tripartite tricarboxylate transporter substrate-binding protein produces the protein MTLHRRGLLALTAGALAAPRLARAAWAPDRPISFQVGFPPGGNIDYVARLLAKELTPRLGQSVVVENRTGASGNLATQAMLRAPADGHTIGFAAIHLATNPFLVPLGYDPAEIDPLTQIGDVPVLFLASTASGLRDVAAAVAAAKEAKGDITFSSGGIGTSSHLAAELFARRAGFTFTHVPFRGGGPSMQALLAGQTALSFTVAEAAIPENVAAGKIRGLAVMQRERLAAMPDMPSIAEAGYGPEVFISSWHGVMLRAGTPQPARERLFAAIADAVRGPEMVQGLRRAAIEPAVSESPAAFKAFVQSETERWGKVIREAGITAQ